The nucleotide window TCATTCTGATTCTGAAAAAGCCCAAATTAGATATTTCAGTCAAAAGATCTTGATTATTTTGGTTAATTAAGCAAGTTTGGGTCTAAAAGGCTACATTTATGAGGCATTTTCTAGCAGGAAAAATGAACAGGAGTTTAATAGGCATtactgaatgtattttaaaactattaatGAGTGGAACGATGATTAAAAAGGCCTGATTCTCAAGGAACAGGTGCTCAGCaattactggggaaaaaaaaaatcaggccaATTCATAGGCTGTCAATTTGGCATTCAGATCCCCTCCCCACCCACCCCTACCCACAAGTTTACCCCAAATCATTAACTGGTTTAAAAATTCTCAGCTTGGTGCAGTATAAATAAATACCAGAATTGTCTCTCTGGCTTCAGTTAATCATCaaaggattttgttttaaataatactgGCCATTTAACATGGCTTCTAGTCCACCATCCCACACAGAAGATTTCTGCAAAGGTTAAACTCTCACCTACCCAATTATCTTTTGGTTACTTTTCATGATTATCTATGAATATATTGCAAGacgttttcatttttaagttgCTTAATTCATTGCTGTGTGCTCACGACACTCATCTATTTTGGAAACATTCACAAAACTGAGCAGAGCACTTCTTGACAGAACTACTTCTCACCAAAAGGAGTAAaatagcaaagggaaaaaacacaaaagaagctAAAAACGATCTGCTGATCTTCTTAATCTTCAGATAAAGCAGGTTAAATTTAAAGATTTTCCTTGTGCTATTAACCCTCTCTTTGATATACTTTGCCAATCATCTCCAGTTTGTCCAAAATAGGTAAGAACAAATAGAAAGTTGTCACTGTATTTTAATCACAGACTtgatggacttttttttttttttttaaagtttaggGATGTTAATATTTTGTTAAGACACTGACTACTACTTGATTCCatggaatctgctttagcaggagggttggactagatgacttccAGAGGTCCTTTTCCAATCCCTATGATTCTGCGACTACGTTTCTgatgaagggagaaaaatgcaCGTTGCTAAGGATAAAGAGGGAGCAAACCAAGTCAGTTATCTTGACTTATACCTGTTTAAGCTCTTTTGCCTCCTCCTGAGAGATCTTCTCATGCTTCTGCAGTTGAACCTGGTCACTGTCCGTTCTTTCTCTGCCTCccactggagagctgggctgcacCACTCCTCCCAAGAGTCCTGTGGCTGAAAGAGAAATTCCCATGGTCAAAGACTGCCATCTCCTGTAGTGACAGGGAATGCTAGTGCATAACCAAACAGGCTGAACTCTGCTCTGTAGCAGTCTGCAAGAGGACAAGCTCATTCAGATACACCAGACCCATCCTTGCTTTTTGAGCCAAGTTCTCCAAGGAAGGATTCAAGCTGTATTTTGTACAATGGCCAAACTGAAAGTAAACACACTGCTGAAAGACCATTCTTAAAGGCTGCACCTGAAGAATGAGTTCATTTTGGGCTGTGAGCATGCACATTAAcagacagcaagcagcagcaatgcaatTCCAATCAGATAAACTAAGAACCTGCACCCGttgcttctttttaatctttttaattaaagaatttaaaagTGATGGACTACAGACAGAGCCAAAGAGTGAAGCCAGTGAACCCCTGAAGCAGAAGGGCAACACTGACGCTAACAGCCACCCCCAGCTAGGCAGCATGAATGCAGTCCCTGGTGTAACATGCCACCTGTCCTTTATTTAAAGCATCAGCTCTTATTGCACTATCTGATACTGCCCAGTGGGGTAGCAGGGACGTGCTGCAAGGAAAGGTTGTTATTTTTGATGCAGATGGGTTCTAAACACCCAAGACGCACATCTTGGCTCCTAGAAGCACTCCAAACATCTCCAAAGTGCTCCCACTTAAAGAGGcactgagaaggaaggaagctaGTGCTACCACTGCCACCTGCAAGCAAACAGCCTGACCTGTGCAGGACAACGACAGCAAATCTTCAGGACATCAGGCCAGAAAGCATGTCACAAGTTAGAGCTCCCTGCCAGGCCCAAGCTGGTGCCCAGCTGGCTGGCTGACAGCATCCACCTAACTGCCCTGGGGTAGTGTTACTTCTCCatgaaaacagagacaaaatcTAAATCAAAAGTACCAAACCTTAAATCCCTCTCAAGTAATTACTGCAAGCTCCTAATCCTTGGACATACTCACTTATCAGTCTGAAACTCACTGGACTCAGACACCATCAAGGTTTAAGACAAGCAAATCATTCATTGTACTTATGTTACCCTGTGCAAATGCTCTTGGTACTTGGAAGGGATAGGAACCAGGCACTGAAAAAACACTGCTTATGGTATATTATTGTCATGGACTCCCTCAAAAGGGAAAGTGGTAAGGGAATGACAGACCTTCCTATGGCAGCAAACAGCCAGACAAGATTCGGCATGGTTCTTATCAGCTGAGTGTCCCTACGTGCTAATTATTTCATCAACTCCCATTAAGCTCATAGGACAAGAATAGGAGGGGAACATGACAAAAGCACGTAGAAAGAATGGAACAGGGGAAGGAGATCTGACAATTCTCAGCAATTTCtagtaacaaacaaacaaacaaaggaaggagagaatgaGTAAAGaggcagaaatatttaaaaagcagtaaagcAATTTTGTTTAGCTCTGTTACATCCAGTTGGCTTGCAGGACTGCTGCCTCCACGAGAGTAACTAGCAAAGTGCTGTAAACTCCTAAGAATGAAAACACAGTCACTGTGGCTAAGCAGGGAAAAGGCAGCAGCTTTGAAAGGGATCTAAAGCTGTAAATGCCAGTCTCCAGCTATTGGATTAAGACAGCACTGCCCTAGACAAGCACACTGCAAGATTTCTTGTGCCTTTTAGTCTAGGGGAACTGTGATCAGCCATTACTGGTGAGGAAAGTACTGGAATTAATCTATCACAGAAGAGCCTCTGTTCCAAAACAATCCTTTCTGTGCTCCCTCCAGCATTTAAACACTCTTTGCAGCTTTgtccaaaaacaaacacacacagagtcAGGAAAGAGGTACAAAGTAGCTAAAAGTTGTTTCAGTAATCTAGTGTGTATAAGAATAGGAATCTGTGAAGTGCTTACTTGAAATCAAGCCAAAACtcataagaaaaacagttttgttgcaGTTACTTATACAAATGTGCAACATGCACAGCTTTAATGCAGGACTTGTAAAAGCAGACAGGACCTAGAGAAGATGATGACAGCTGTGGAAATGTTCACATCCCTtagctgcactgcctgcagcagagaacaCTACCAGCCACTTTGCTGCACCTCTGCTTCTCCTGCACACCTCTGAATCAATGTTTGCTATACCTGAAATCACACGCACAGTTTATGCGGACTCAAAGGCAGACGTGTGTAACACAGAATACTCCCCCCCTGCTTTTAGCAGCGAATCAGATCAATAATAACCATCGTCACCCGTACTTGCAGCATGTGAAGGGCCATGGAAAATAAGCATTGGGTAAAGCACAATCCGTGACTGCCATCTAGTGACAGCGGGCAGGCAGCAAGCCGTCTCCAGGGAAGGAACAAACAAGGGTTTTGgtggagctgcagcagtcaGGATTTCCATAACCTCCCGTTTTCTTTGCTGGCATTTCCAAATTAAACAGCCAGAATGCAGGTGGGGGTAGGAGAGCAATATCCTTGACTCACTGACTCAGatgcaaacagagcagagcagtggggaaATTAAGCACAGTAGGGCTGTACAACCAATTATTTTATGTAACCAGGCTTAAGACCATCAGGAACTGAACACCAATTTGCTGGAATAACTCGGTGCTTAAGAAACCAGCaggttgtttttcctctaagtTGTTGTGCCGACACTTCAGTGCCAGATGCCCAGAGACTGACTTCCCTAAAAATTAACAAGCTTTTCCAAGCTATGGCCCTCGATGACTCGTCAACAAGAGAACATGATCCTCCCTGCTGAAATCCAGTTATAGCTTTGTGCTTAGAATTAGTTTTACCTATTGTTTTATTCTAGcacttttctacttttcttaaTTTACTGATAATAAATCCATCCACTGATTTGCTCTTTGGTCACTAacaattaggagaaaaaaaggatttggaCATGTTGACAGAGCAGACAAAAATTCATCAGCTTTACAAATGAATTTTGGTTTGGATAACAAGATATGAACAAAAACACAACCCTCCCAAGATTTTAAAAGTAGCAATAGCTTAAGGTTTTCATTCTTACTGTTGTGAAGGAGTTGAAGCCCctcctggttgtttttttgtttgtttgttttacagtgatTTTAACTATGCCTTCACCTGATCTGAAACCTAAAATCTCCTAAATCCAAACAATGGAACTTCTTAAATAAACACgtttattttcacttattaTGAAATAGAAATGCTGGCTTTTAAGTTATTTGAAAACTCACTGGACTGGGAGTTTGTTGTAAAccttttatattaaatattgcTTCCAGTTGCAAACTGCCAAAGGAAAAATAGTAACAGCAGAGGACTCAGAAGCACACACTCCAAAGAGGAGAATGGGTTTCTAACAACCCTTCCCCAGAGTAGCACAATACTGAATTGGTGACCACTGGAAAAAAGAATGATACCAAAGTTAAAACACAGCCCAGTAGTTGAAACTCAAATCAAGCTAATCCTTTCACAAACCGCTGTGAAGTTGGTGAAAACACCAGCTGAGACTACAGTGTTAAAGACAGCTTGGCATATTCTAGTTGTCAGGCCCTCAAGAGACACCGCAGCTTCAGCATCTGGAGTCACATTTTGCTACTGCATTTGGGAGAAAGTAAATCCAACCGTATTCAAACGTCCCCAGCACTTCTGTTAGCTCCAGCCTCACCCTTGCTCTCTTGGTAAAAGGGCCTGAAGTCAACTAGTAGTTAGTTATGTTTTGTTACTAGCATGGCCTCACCACTGGGTTGGGGGTAAAGAGGACTTGCATATCCCATTTAGAGTTTGAAAGCCATTTAGAAACAGTGCATACTGGCAATAGCAATTATGGATAGATTGTTTTGTCTGTCACATACCTGCTTGCCAAATGGAAGTGCCAAAATCTACCTGAGGAGACTTCCTGGCACCAACAAATCCGAGGGCATCTTCTAAAAACTGTATCTTCTTGCTAAACTGCATCTCTAAGACAGAGATTGCTTCTGGCATCTTTGCTGACAAGAGCCGGTAAGAGGTGTCAGGCTTTCCAATAAACCTCTGACGGACACTGATTTCATACGGCGTGTGAACTTTGATATCATCCACATCCTTCGATTCAAACCGGTGAATGACCTGAGAATTGCAGTCACTGATTTCCAGGCCAGAAGCAAAGAGCGTGAGTTTTCCTGGCTTCACATTTGAGTCTGTTCTGTGGGTGATAATAACTGGAATTCTAATTATGATTCCTTCCTGGTTCTTCAAATCGGAAACTGTGGCAGTTTCCTTTGGCTTCGTTTCCAAGGGTGCTTTCCAGAGCTTGCTGCTAAATGGCCACCAAGAAGGAGATTCGAGTTCCGTCAACAGCCTAGCAAAGAGAAGAGAGTGTTAGAAGGAAAAAGCCAGTAGGAAGGCTGTGCTACCCACCAGCTGAAAGCAAATTACTTCATCTATGAACAACTCTTCATATTGATTCCAGCCCTCTGCTATTTTGCTTCTCAATCCTATTCACATCTTACCACAATCCATCCTTTTTCAACAACAGCTTTCCCTTATTTGCCAACACGTTGGAAAGCGATCCCAGAGTCTTACCATTCAGAAGTGAGAAATCCAGCTTCCCACTGGGTTTATTCAGGCCAATTTACAACCATTTGTTCTTTAGCTAACACTGCCTTTAAGCTCAATATTTCCACTCTTGGGcatcattgctgctgctttttactACTCCCTTCTACCTCCATCCCACAGGCTGATGCCACTTTTCGCTTTGCCCCCGGTCCCAAATTCCCACTGCCAGCTCAAACAAGCGAGTACAAAGTTCTGAGCACTGGCTCAACAAATGCAGACAAGAAAGGCATTATGTGCATTCTATGTACATCCAGAGGGAAGAATTTGTGAATGCTGGATATGATCCCTCTGTTACATTTTCTGTCAGCTTGGCCCATTATCCTTTCATGTGGTACTGTCCCAAAGAAGATGAATATCACAGATCTCATCAGGTCTATGCCTATTAGGCATCCTttccacaggggaaaaaaacaaggggtggggggagggtggggaatgaaaatgaatgaaaaacaggattttgatttgattttgttcCATTCCACTGCTCTAACAACCCTGCCAATGACCAGGCAGGTACTACAGTAGATGCTCCTAATGAAGCCAAACTGTAATTTAACAAAACACTATCCTTACTAAAAAAGACTATTTACTGTTACAAACCCTCGAGACACAAGCCTTATTGGAACAAAATATAAGTATATTTTGCCAAAGTTATGCACCAGCTCCTAAACAGACCTACTTAAAGAAATCCATctgcaagaaaaagcagaaaagaaagcaccCTGGGAGTAAACCACACAGACAGAGGCAGAACGAATTGCTTTAACAGTATACTCCCAGCTAGTGCATGGACATCATATATTTATGTTGACAGCATGCAAGATGAGCAATGGGTCTGGGAgctctctgctgccctctgaaAATGCTGTGACACTccttaagggggaaaaaaaagacacatcgGAAGAGATGTAACAAAGTTCTGCACTAACACAATTTGAAATGGCACAGTGTCGCAGATTTAGGGCTGAATTCTGAAACTATGAGGTTCAACTTaagttcagcatggagaaagactgaaaaagccCTCTAAGCACTGCTAGCTCAAAGCATCTCCTGAATTAAAAGCCATGCACCGACTTAGGTGTCGTAATTAAACAGAAACTGACCTGATCTCACTCCTACAGAGCACAGTGCATTTTCTGGCCTCTTGGTTAATGAAAGAGTTACAACGAGGTATTCCAGGACAATGACAGCTTACGCCTGTGTCCAAACCTATGAGAAGTCATTAAATTCCTACTGCAGTATAAGTTTCCCTCATCACATTCATGGTGAGAAAAGAGCACGTGTGCTTACTTACTGATAACAGCTGCAGCGTGACAAATCTAAACCTCTATTTACACTGTGGTAACTTACTCTTGATAGGTTTTAGCCTTAATTTTCATCCCTTTATCCCCTcgctctcccctccctcctttcccaaGGGACCAACTTCCTGGCTGTGCAATGTCTGATTTACAGTCAAGATTTCTCCGTTGTGCAGCCCTGACAAAGGCTCCAGCCAACTTCTCTGGCCTTCCATGGAGGAGTCACCCCCCTGTATCAACAAACCAGTACCAGTCTTTATACACAACTGAAAATTTGCAACCAGAGTACCTTGTCCTCTCACAGCAATATATTTATAAGGAACCAGTTTATTTTTGGTTGGTGAACATCTGCTAGCACGTCAGACTCTGTTCTGCTTATCTGCACACAGTTCCACTGAAAGCAGCTGTATATACCCAGGCACACACAAGAACAGAATTAATAAtccaaaaacacaaaaagcccACACATACAGATACAAAGTTAATCAAAGTTTTAAacatatgaaaacagaaagaagagccTGGCTTGTTTTATCAAAGACAACCCCACCATACTGGTGTTGCTATTAAAAACTTTAACTAACACACACTGAAATCTGCTCCCTTATACCTGCCTGCACAAAATCTTTTACATGTGTACAATGGCCCCGAATTATCTCATCCACATAGTTATTTCTCAGCAAGTTTCTAAAGTTTGCAAGAGTCAGAGACATAAGATACATCTGCATGTTTAATTATGTTAATAGTCTGAATTAGCCAACATGCAACAATCAAGTGAGCTTTGAACATACCCATTTTCTACACTGTTtaggaagatgaagaaagatgTCATCTGTTTACCAGAAGGCCCTGGGTCAGGAGTGGGAGGGGGAATGGATTCATTGAATCCAGCTACATGTACAATGTATTCTAAAACAAGTGTTAGAATTCCCTAAAAAGCATGTGAAAGGGAAAGCAGACTGGCTTATGACTCCCAACTTAGTGTTAGTCTGCAATGAAATTGGTTCAAACCCACACAGTTCAGATAAAATAAGCATCACCTAACATTTGGCCAAtgtcttcctttatttttccatttttaaaatcaaagccTTTAGCTCTTCAGATTCACCAGGACAAGCAATACCTCCCAGCACATCTtaacccaaaacaaaaccctcttCCAAAAACAATGAgcagctgtttattttcctacCCTTTGTTTATTGCTACAAAACTTTAAAATCTATTGCTGAAGCTTTCCGTTGCCTTGGCTTTTCATGAAAGAGCACGAGGAGTATCACCAAAATCAATGTGAAATCAACACTTTCCTTGAGACATAtctttctaaaaacaaatgcttcttCCAAGAACAACCAGTCTGAACTTCTAGtgggtttgtttctttatgcAGGTGTCAGAGCTTCCACAAAGACATTCACAACTACAGATCTTCAAACATGACAGTACTACTAATCTTGTCTGTTTTAGACTGCTGTTGAGTCCAGCTTACACACAAAATAGCATAGAGTAATTCACTTGAAATGGTAATCATTAAATAATGAAGCTGAAACACAGTGACACCAACCACTCACTATTCATGAGTTCTGCTACAGCCAAAGACACACAGCATCTCCAGTGTTCTCCACAGCTCCATTCTGTTGCCTAAATTCAATGCTTAAGActgttttcaaaaacaattaGTCACCCAGTGCCTGAGATTACCACAAATATTCCATCTACAGCCATTTCCCtgacagcatttccaccacacaGTTCTCACTGCTGCCCCTAACAGCAAATACAAAGCCCTCAACTACACTTTGCGTACAAAAGCAGCTTCAAGAGTTGACTTCtattcacaaaaaaaagaatgcagtcTAGCTAAACCAAAGATTATTTTGGGGCTGTCACCTGATAACTCTAGGAAACTATTTCCAAGAAGGAAGACCTCCTGCCATATGCATCATTTCCtttggagaaaaagcaaaacaaaccaacagaaaaGCCAAACCTCGGTTGTGTTCACTGCGTAACAGCAACGTAGGCTACTCCATGacttaggaaagaaaataaacttctaaCATTTCACACTTATCTATATTCTAGGACACCTGATAAAAATCATTAATTACAGAGCGTGCCATTCAGCAGGGGTATTAATTTGTATCTTT belongs to Lagopus muta isolate bLagMut1 chromosome 7, bLagMut1 primary, whole genome shotgun sequence and includes:
- the SNAP47 gene encoding synaptosomal-associated protein 47 isoform X4, which encodes MNEDIRIHSWPCSYYLDTNKQWVSGRLLLTPVAIKFTADKTGEVLVDFHLSSISEIKKESSNLIFSSLTILEKNTKHWFSSLQPSRNAVFNILEHFWRERLLSSEGAGAEAAALQTTKGKELTGLLTGSQKRLEDTAKVLHYQGEQFDNIMRGLNKIEGDMDVADRLLTELESPSWWPFSSKLWKAPLETKPKETATVSDLKNQEGIIIRIPVIITHRTDSNVKPGKLTLFASGLEISDCNSQVIHRFESKDVDDIKVHTPYEISVRQRFIGKPDTSYRLLSAKMPEAISVLEMQFSKKIQFLEDALGFVGARKSPQVDFGTSIWQAATGLLGGVVQPSSPVGGRERTDSDQVQLQKHEKISQEEAKELKQSWKRWMVCGCDWVPE